In Variovorax paradoxus, a single genomic region encodes these proteins:
- the flgK gene encoding flagellar hook-associated protein FlgK has product MFYTGLSGLGVARAALMTTAHNTANVYTAGYSRQVAEIATGGAISSGSGYIGTGANVTTVSRSYDRYLTAQLASAQSNSVALATNGTQINRIDTLLADKTSGISALMQNFFTSIQGVANTPADPAARQQMISSAQALASKFRSTDQYLSDLNTSVNEQIDGSVEQINVYATKIASLNQQISQATAMASGQPPNDLLDQRDLLVSQLSQVVDVKVLQQDNGKYNVFIATGQSLVVGDYASQMVSVNSAADPTRKVVALKGFGGNTAELDDSTFKGGVLGGLMTFRSETLIPTQNSIGRLAMSVSDAVNAQHKLGVDLNGALGQNFFNQAVPGVMSNAKNTGNLEFGATLTDASKLTTSDYDVSVTNVAGTLTYTVTRLSDKTSMGSFTTFPITFDGVSLNAASGTAQAGDSFLVQPTRTGARDLDVLVRDPAKVAAASPLVTGNTAGNKGNAALSAATVDASYPGTPLAGPVTLSFDAATGTLSGFPATSAVTVTLANGTSTTYAAGAAVPYTAGAKMSFDGVTVSMTGAPSQGDTFTIKNNTSGVSDGSNALLLGALQRKTTMANGTATFNGAYSQLVSEVGNRAMAVKVAAATQDSVTGQIKASQQSVSGVVQDEETANLLMFQQMYQANAKVIQTASTMFDAILGIRS; this is encoded by the coding sequence ATGTTCTACACAGGTCTGAGCGGCCTCGGCGTCGCCCGCGCCGCGCTGATGACCACGGCTCACAACACCGCCAACGTCTACACGGCGGGCTACAGCCGCCAGGTGGCCGAGATCGCCACGGGCGGCGCCATTTCCAGCGGCTCGGGTTACATCGGCACGGGCGCCAACGTCACGACCGTCTCGCGCAGCTACGATCGCTACCTCACGGCGCAGCTCGCCAGCGCGCAGTCGAACTCGGTCGCGCTCGCCACCAACGGCACGCAGATCAACCGCATCGACACCCTGCTGGCCGACAAGACCTCGGGCATCTCGGCGCTGATGCAGAACTTCTTCACCAGCATCCAGGGCGTGGCCAACACGCCGGCCGACCCGGCCGCGCGCCAGCAGATGATCAGCTCCGCGCAGGCGCTGGCCAGCAAGTTCCGCTCGACCGACCAATACCTGTCGGACCTGAACACGTCGGTCAACGAGCAGATCGACGGCAGCGTCGAGCAGATCAACGTCTACGCCACCAAGATCGCCAGCCTGAACCAGCAGATCAGCCAGGCCACGGCCATGGCCAGCGGCCAGCCGCCGAACGACCTGCTCGACCAGCGCGACCTGCTCGTGAGCCAGCTGAGCCAGGTGGTCGACGTCAAGGTGCTGCAGCAGGACAACGGCAAGTACAACGTGTTCATCGCCACCGGCCAGTCGCTGGTGGTGGGCGACTACGCTTCCCAGATGGTCTCGGTCAACTCGGCCGCCGACCCCACCCGCAAGGTGGTGGCGCTCAAGGGCTTCGGCGGCAACACCGCCGAGCTCGACGACAGCACCTTCAAGGGCGGCGTGCTCGGCGGCCTCATGACCTTCCGCAGCGAAACCCTCATCCCCACGCAAAATTCCATCGGCCGGCTTGCCATGTCGGTGTCCGATGCGGTCAATGCCCAGCACAAGCTGGGTGTGGACCTGAACGGCGCGTTGGGCCAGAACTTCTTCAACCAGGCGGTGCCGGGCGTGATGTCCAACGCAAAGAACACAGGCAACCTCGAATTCGGTGCCACGCTGACCGATGCTTCGAAGCTCACCACCAGCGACTACGACGTCAGCGTCACCAACGTGGCGGGCACGCTCACCTACACGGTCACGCGCCTGTCGGACAAGACGTCGATGGGCAGCTTCACCACCTTCCCGATCACCTTCGACGGCGTGAGCCTCAATGCCGCCAGCGGCACGGCGCAGGCCGGCGACTCGTTCCTGGTGCAGCCGACCCGCACCGGCGCGCGCGACCTCGACGTGCTGGTGCGCGACCCCGCCAAGGTGGCGGCCGCATCGCCGCTGGTGACCGGCAACACCGCCGGCAACAAGGGCAACGCCGCGCTGAGCGCCGCGACGGTCGACGCCTCCTACCCCGGCACGCCGCTGGCAGGCCCGGTCACGCTGAGCTTCGACGCCGCCACGGGCACCCTGTCGGGCTTTCCCGCGACCTCCGCCGTCACCGTGACGCTGGCCAACGGCACCAGCACCACCTACGCGGCCGGCGCCGCGGTGCCCTACACCGCCGGCGCGAAGATGAGCTTCGACGGCGTCACGGTCAGCATGACCGGCGCGCCGTCGCAGGGCGACACCTTCACCATCAAGAACAACACCTCGGGCGTGTCCGACGGCAGCAATGCGCTGCTGCTGGGCGCACTGCAGCGCAAGACCACGATGGCCAACGGCACGGCGACCTTCAACGGCGCCTACTCGCAGCTGGTCAGCGAAGTCGGCAACCGGGCCATGGCGGTCAAGGTCGCGGCCGCCACGCAAGACAGCGTGACCGGCCAGATCAAGGCCAGCCAGCAGTCCGTCTCCGGCGTCGTCCAGGACGAGGAAACCGCCAACCTGCTGATGTTCCAGCAGATGTACCAGGCCAACGCCAAGGTGATCCAGACCGCATCGACCATGTTCGACGCGATCCTCGGCATCCGCAGCTGA
- a CDS encoding methyl-accepting chemotaxis protein, with the protein MNLKNLKIGTRLGFGFAVVLLLMAVIAATGMLRLGKVGKATEEVMERALVKERLANQWSNLLGPAIVNSFAMVKATDPKVAAYFEKGRAEKSAQINPVQKKLEELLTSPEEKKLYANVADARAIVLQSIGQINKLKSEGKNEEAMDMADNKFAPALAVNEEAVAKLAAYQRDRIDELAKGIEADHSSGETLLLALSGIALLLGALFSWRLTLGIVRPLGQAVQVAETVAAGDLSTNIKVESRDEAGQLMQALKNMNESLAKVVGEVRTGTETIATASGQIASGNQDLSSRTEEQASSLEQTAASMEELTSTVKQNADNARQANQLAMSASEVAVKGGSVVSQVVDTMGSINASSKKIVDIIGVIDGIAFQTNILALNAAVEAARAGEQGRGFAVVASEVRNLAQRSAAAAKEIKTLIGNSVEKVEEGSKQVEEAGRTMDEIVGSVKRVTDIMGEITAASQEQTSGIEQINQAITQMDQATQQNAALVEEASAAAQSLQEQAGSLVQAVSVFKLDANAVATVRPGFTRITPIPKTARPAPAAAKRPAKALPARREPGGAAAPQLAMAGDAKGDWTEF; encoded by the coding sequence ATGAATTTGAAGAATCTGAAAATCGGCACCCGCCTGGGCTTCGGCTTCGCGGTGGTGCTGCTGCTGATGGCGGTCATCGCCGCCACGGGCATGCTGCGCCTCGGGAAGGTGGGCAAGGCCACGGAGGAGGTGATGGAGCGCGCGCTGGTCAAGGAGCGCCTGGCCAACCAGTGGTCCAACCTGCTGGGGCCGGCCATCGTGAACTCGTTCGCGATGGTCAAGGCGACCGATCCCAAGGTGGCGGCCTACTTCGAGAAGGGCCGGGCGGAAAAGTCGGCACAAATCAATCCGGTGCAGAAGAAGCTCGAGGAACTCCTGACCTCCCCGGAAGAAAAGAAGTTGTACGCCAACGTGGCCGATGCTCGCGCCATCGTGCTGCAGAGCATCGGGCAGATCAACAAGCTCAAGTCGGAAGGCAAGAACGAGGAGGCCATGGACATGGCCGACAACAAGTTCGCGCCCGCGCTGGCCGTCAACGAAGAAGCCGTCGCCAAGCTCGCGGCATACCAGCGTGACCGCATCGACGAACTGGCCAAGGGCATCGAGGCCGACCATTCGAGCGGCGAGACGCTGCTGCTGGCGCTGTCGGGCATCGCATTGCTGCTGGGCGCGCTGTTCTCCTGGCGGCTGACACTGGGCATCGTGCGCCCGCTGGGGCAGGCCGTGCAGGTGGCGGAGACGGTGGCCGCCGGCGACCTGAGCACGAACATCAAGGTGGAAAGCCGCGACGAGGCGGGCCAGCTGATGCAGGCGCTGAAGAACATGAACGAGAGCCTGGCCAAGGTGGTGGGCGAGGTGCGCACGGGCACGGAGACGATCGCCACGGCGTCGGGGCAGATCGCCTCGGGCAACCAGGATCTGTCTTCGCGTACCGAAGAGCAGGCCAGCTCGCTGGAGCAGACGGCCGCCTCGATGGAGGAACTCACCAGCACGGTGAAGCAGAACGCGGACAACGCGCGTCAGGCGAACCAGTTGGCGATGTCGGCTTCCGAAGTCGCCGTGAAGGGCGGCAGCGTCGTTTCCCAGGTGGTGGACACCATGGGTTCGATCAATGCGTCGTCCAAGAAGATCGTCGACATCATCGGCGTGATCGACGGTATCGCATTCCAGACCAACATCCTGGCGCTGAACGCGGCCGTGGAAGCCGCTCGCGCAGGCGAACAAGGCCGCGGCTTCGCGGTCGTGGCATCGGAGGTTCGCAACCTCGCACAACGCTCGGCTGCGGCGGCCAAGGAAATCAAGACCCTCATCGGCAACTCCGTGGAGAAGGTCGAAGAGGGCAGCAAGCAGGTGGAAGAGGCCGGCCGCACCATGGATGAGATCGTCGGCAGCGTGAAGCGCGTGACCGACATCATGGGCGAGATCACCGCAGCGAGCCAGGAACAGACCTCCGGCATCGAACAGATCAACCAGGCCATCACGCAGATGGACCAGGCCACGCAGCAGAACGCGGCGCTGGTCGAGGAAGCCTCGGCGGCGGCGCAATCGCTGCAGGAGCAGGCCGGAAGCCTCGTGCAGGCGGTCAGTGTCTTCAAGCTGGACGCCAATGCGGTTGCCACCGTGCGCCCGGGTTTCACCCGCATCACCCCCATTCCCAAGACTGCCAGGCCGGCGCCGGCGGCGGCCAAGCGGCCCGCCAAGGCGCTTCCCGCGCGGCGGGAGCCGGGCGGCGCCGCCGCGCCGCAGCTGGCCATGGCCGGCGACGCCAAGGGCGACTGGACAGAGTTCTGA
- a CDS encoding methyl-accepting chemotaxis protein has protein sequence MKTFYNLKIATKLLVSFIAVLVLTACVGIISVMQLGKVHDMSTDLATNWMPATRSLLEMKNLMSRYRTQELQHILAGSYDEMAVYEKAMDETWANLQKNRAEYEKLISEPEEREIYPTLQKLLTEYSLEHNKIVAISHTQENEQATALIRGKSLQLSRDINGALDKLTEVNVAGAIRAGETADTVYGEARLWVLGLLLGSVALGLVLALWIARIVSRPLSEAVKVAQSVAAGDLTSHIEARTTDETGLLLEALKGMNDSLAKIVGEVRIGTDTIATASSQIASGNQDLSSRTEEQASSLEQTAASMEELTSTVKQNADNARQANQLAVSASEVAVKGGSVVSQVVDTMGSINASSKKIVDIIGVIDGIAFQTNILALNAAVEAARAGEQGRGFAVVASEVRSLAQRSAAAAKEIKTLIGDSVEKVEEGSKQVAEAGRTMDEIVGSVRRVTDIMGEITAASQEQTSGIEQINQAITQMDQVTQQNAALVEEASAAAQSLQEQAGSLVQSVSIFKLDANALATRASFTRLTPIPRAAAAVKPAPKRPAKALPARREPGSGPAPQLAMAGDAKGDWTEF, from the coding sequence ATCAAAACGTTCTACAACCTCAAGATCGCGACCAAGCTGCTCGTGTCTTTCATCGCCGTCCTTGTGTTGACGGCTTGTGTCGGCATCATTTCGGTGATGCAACTGGGCAAGGTCCACGACATGTCGACCGACCTTGCGACCAACTGGATGCCGGCCACGCGTTCGCTGCTCGAAATGAAGAACCTGATGTCGCGCTACCGCACGCAGGAACTGCAGCACATCCTGGCGGGCTCGTACGACGAAATGGCCGTGTACGAGAAGGCCATGGACGAAACCTGGGCCAACCTGCAGAAGAACCGCGCGGAATACGAGAAGCTCATCTCCGAGCCGGAAGAGCGCGAGATCTACCCGACGCTCCAGAAGCTGCTGACCGAGTATTCGCTCGAGCACAACAAGATCGTCGCCATTTCCCACACGCAGGAAAACGAGCAGGCGACCGCGTTGATCCGCGGCAAGTCGCTGCAACTGAGCCGCGACATCAACGGGGCGCTCGACAAGCTGACCGAGGTCAATGTGGCCGGTGCGATCCGCGCCGGTGAAACCGCCGACACGGTGTACGGGGAAGCCCGCCTCTGGGTGCTGGGTCTGCTGCTGGGCAGCGTGGCGTTGGGCCTGGTGCTGGCGCTCTGGATTGCGCGCATCGTCTCGCGGCCGCTGTCCGAGGCGGTGAAGGTGGCGCAGTCGGTGGCTGCCGGCGACCTGACCAGCCACATCGAGGCGCGCACGACCGACGAAACCGGCCTGCTGCTCGAAGCGTTGAAGGGCATGAACGACAGCCTTGCGAAGATCGTTGGCGAAGTGCGCATCGGGACGGACACGATCGCGACGGCTTCGAGCCAGATCGCGTCGGGCAACCAGGATCTGTCTTCGCGCACCGAAGAGCAGGCGAGTTCACTGGAGCAAACCGCAGCTTCGATGGAAGAGCTGACTTCGACGGTGAAGCAGAACGCGGACAACGCGCGTCAGGCGAACCAACTGGCCGTGTCGGCCTCCGAAGTGGCCGTCAAGGGCGGCAGCGTCGTGTCGCAAGTGGTGGACACGATGGGCTCGATCAACGCCTCGTCGAAGAAGATCGTCGACATCATCGGCGTGATCGACGGTATCGCCTTCCAGACCAACATCCTGGCGCTGAACGCAGCCGTGGAAGCAGCACGTGCCGGTGAACAAGGCCGCGGCTTCGCGGTGGTCGCATCGGAAGTTCGCAGCCTTGCGCAGCGTTCGGCGGCGGCAGCCAAGGAAATCAAGACGCTGATCGGCGACTCGGTAGAGAAGGTCGAGGAAGGCAGCAAGCAAGTCGCGGAGGCAGGCCGCACCATGGACGAGATCGTCGGCAGCGTGCGCCGCGTGACGGACATCATGGGCGAGATCACCGCCGCGAGCCAGGAGCAGACCTCGGGCATCGAACAGATCAACCAGGCCATCACGCAGATGGACCAGGTGACGCAGCAGAACGCCGCGCTGGTCGAAGAGGCTTCGGCCGCCGCCCAGTCGCTGCAGGAGCAGGCCGGCAGCCTCGTGCAGTCCGTCAGCATCTTCAAGCTCGACGCCAATGCCCTGGCCACGCGCGCCAGCTTCACGCGCCTGACGCCGATCCCCAGGGCTGCAGCGGCCGTCAAGCCGGCGCCGAAGCGCCCCGCCAAGGCACTGCCCGCGCGACGCGAGCCGGGCAGTGGCCCCGCACCGCAACTGGCAATGGCCGGCGACGCGAAGGGCGACTGGACGGAATTTTGA
- a CDS encoding methyl-accepting chemotaxis protein: MQWFQNLRVTVRLILSFLVVAAIGAAVSALGIFHMGRISASTEELYANELRALQAVQEANIHLLYASRAQMTLLSAGTRGERNAGANELKASMESLASRASEVKSFFGETEEGAKLYSQFEGLVGPLSTHMNDFVALVNKQPLDSSQFDNQVTEDSTRLLKESRGLEEVLKGMVAHSKDLARERAEQADGTYKTSRLMMLVMALIGIVVSVGLGMVVARLMGRQLGGEPQYAADVVGRIADGDLSMAVEADAAHEGSLLHSIKLMQLQLTSIVGKIKDSSDVIADASGQIASGNQDLSSRTEQQASSLEQTAASMEELTSTVKQNADNARQANQLAVSASEVAVKGGSVVSQVVDTMGSINASSKKIVDIIGVIDGIAFQTNILALNAAVEAARAGEQGRGFAVVASEVRSLAQRSAAAAKEIKTLIGDSVEKVAEGSKQVEEAGRTMDEIVGSVRRVTDIMGEITAASQEQTSGIEQINQAITQMDQVTQQNAALVEEASAAAQSLQEQAGSLVQAVSTFKLDASHQAAPRARAEALPAVQDDNNKSSLPAAPQLAVAGAGDWREF; encoded by the coding sequence ATGCAGTGGTTCCAGAATCTTCGCGTCACCGTCCGGTTGATCCTCAGCTTTCTCGTGGTCGCGGCGATCGGCGCGGCAGTGAGCGCGCTCGGCATCTTCCACATGGGCCGCATCAGCGCCTCGACCGAAGAGCTTTACGCCAACGAGTTGCGCGCCCTGCAGGCCGTGCAGGAAGCCAATATCCACCTGCTGTATGCCAGCCGCGCGCAGATGACGCTGCTGTCGGCCGGCACGCGCGGCGAGCGCAACGCGGGCGCCAACGAGCTCAAGGCGTCGATGGAAAGCCTGGCGTCGCGTGCCTCGGAGGTCAAGTCATTCTTCGGCGAAACCGAGGAGGGCGCCAAGCTCTACAGCCAGTTCGAAGGCCTGGTCGGGCCGCTGAGCACGCACATGAATGATTTCGTGGCGCTCGTGAACAAGCAGCCGCTGGACAGCTCGCAGTTCGACAACCAGGTGACCGAAGACAGCACGCGCCTCCTGAAGGAATCGCGCGGTCTGGAAGAAGTGCTCAAGGGCATGGTCGCGCACAGCAAGGACCTCGCGCGCGAGCGTGCCGAGCAGGCCGACGGAACCTACAAGACCTCCCGGCTGATGATGCTGGTGATGGCGCTCATCGGCATCGTGGTCAGCGTCGGGCTGGGCATGGTGGTCGCGCGCCTGATGGGTCGGCAGCTCGGCGGCGAGCCGCAGTACGCGGCCGACGTGGTCGGTCGCATTGCCGACGGCGACCTGTCGATGGCGGTCGAGGCCGACGCCGCGCATGAAGGCAGCCTGCTGCACTCCATCAAGCTGATGCAGCTGCAGCTGACTTCCATCGTCGGGAAGATCAAGGATTCGAGCGACGTCATCGCGGATGCCTCAGGGCAGATCGCCTCGGGCAATCAGGACTTGTCTTCGCGCACCGAGCAGCAGGCCAGCTCGCTGGAGCAGACGGCCGCCTCGATGGAGGAACTCACGAGCACGGTGAAGCAGAACGCGGACAACGCGCGCCAAGCCAACCAGCTGGCCGTGTCGGCTTCCGAAGTGGCGGTGAAGGGCGGCAGCGTCGTGTCTCAAGTAGTCGACACCATGGGCTCGATCAATGCGTCGTCCAAGAAGATCGTCGACATCATCGGCGTGATCGACGGCATCGCGTTCCAGACCAACATCCTGGCGCTGAACGCGGCCGTGGAAGCCGCCCGCGCCGGTGAACAAGGCCGTGGCTTCGCGGTCGTTGCATCGGAGGTTCGCAGCCTCGCACAACGTTCCGCGGCAGCAGCCAAGGAAATCAAGACGCTGATCGGCGATTCCGTCGAGAAGGTCGCGGAAGGCAGCAAGCAGGTGGAAGAAGCCGGCCGCACCATGGACGAGATCGTCGGCAGCGTGCGCCGCGTGACGGACATCATGGGCGAGATCACCGCAGCGAGCCAGGAGCAGACCTCCGGCATCGAACAGATCAACCAGGCCATCACGCAGATGGACCAGGTGACGCAGCAGAACGCCGCGCTGGTCGAAGAGGCTTCGGCCGCTGCCCAGTCGCTGCAGGAGCAGGCCGGCAGCCTCGTGCAGGCCGTCAGCACATTCAAGCTGGACGCGAGCCACCAGGCCGCGCCCCGCGCGCGCGCCGAGGCATTGCCGGCCGTGCAAGACGACAACAACAAATCATCGTTGCCCGCCGCGCCGCAGCTTGCTGTGGCCGGCGCTGGCGACTGGCGCGAGTTCTGA
- a CDS encoding methyl-accepting chemotaxis protein translates to MNFLSNLRIGTRLAVAFSVVLGLVVISTAFALLSARSNAEATRVMMESPLAKERLISDWYVLTYSAIARTSMIARTTDETLPVTFADVISDSVKKGTETMAKVEKLLVTPEEKAIFKSIMELRAKYQAAKDEVGKAKASGNTVETTRAFKETFQPAAKAYESRVLELLSIERKAIDDMSASIDAANARALNLSLLLAMATVAIGAVFSFLISRSIVRPLTRAVEVAETVAAGDLSVDIRAESRDETGQLMQALKNMNDSLAKVVGEVRTGTETIATASGQIASGNHDLSSRTEQQASSLEQTAASMEELTSTVKQNADNARQANQLAVSASEVAVKGGSVVSQVVDTMGSINASSKKIVDIIGVIDGIAFQTNILALNAAVEAARAGEQGRGFAVVASEVRSLAQRSAAAAKEIKTLIGDSVEKVEAGSKQVAEAGRTMDEIVGSVRRVTDIMGEITAASQEQTSGIEQINQAITQMDQVTQQNAALVEEASAAAQSLQEQAGSLSQIVGVFRLEGSRAAGTARQLAFTASAA, encoded by the coding sequence ATGAACTTCCTCTCGAACCTTCGCATCGGAACGCGGCTCGCCGTGGCCTTTTCCGTTGTCCTTGGCCTGGTGGTGATTTCCACCGCCTTCGCGCTGCTGTCGGCGCGCAGCAACGCGGAGGCCACGCGGGTCATGATGGAAAGCCCGCTGGCGAAGGAGCGGCTCATCTCCGACTGGTACGTGCTGACCTACTCGGCCATCGCGCGCACGTCGATGATCGCGCGCACCACCGACGAGACGCTGCCCGTCACCTTCGCCGATGTCATTTCCGACAGCGTGAAGAAGGGCACCGAGACCATGGCCAAGGTCGAGAAGCTGCTGGTGACGCCGGAAGAGAAAGCCATCTTCAAGTCGATCATGGAGCTGCGCGCCAAGTACCAGGCCGCCAAGGACGAAGTGGGCAAGGCCAAGGCCAGCGGCAACACGGTGGAAACCACGCGCGCCTTCAAGGAGACCTTCCAGCCGGCCGCCAAGGCCTATGAAAGCCGCGTGCTCGAGTTGCTGTCGATCGAGCGCAAGGCCATCGACGACATGAGCGCCAGCATCGACGCCGCGAATGCGCGCGCGCTCAACCTGAGCCTGCTGCTGGCAATGGCGACGGTGGCAATCGGCGCCGTCTTCTCGTTCCTGATCTCGCGCAGCATCGTGCGGCCGCTGACGCGCGCCGTCGAAGTGGCGGAAACCGTGGCGGCCGGCGACCTGAGCGTCGACATCCGCGCGGAGAGCCGCGACGAGACCGGCCAGCTGATGCAGGCGCTGAAGAACATGAACGACAGCCTGGCCAAGGTGGTGGGCGAAGTGCGCACGGGCACGGAGACGATCGCCACGGCGTCGGGGCAGATTGCCTCGGGCAATCACGACCTGTCTTCGCGCACCGAGCAGCAGGCCAGCTCGCTGGAGCAGACGGCGGCTTCGATGGAAGAGCTGACTTCGACCGTGAAGCAGAACGCGGACAACGCGCGTCAGGCGAACCAACTGGCGGTGTCTGCTTCTGAGGTCGCGGTCAAGGGCGGCAGCGTCGTGTCGCAAGTGGTGGACACGATGGGCTCGATCAACGCATCGTCCAAGAAGATCGTCGACATCATCGGCGTGATCGACGGTATTGCATTCCAGACCAACATCCTCGCGCTGAACGCAGCCGTGGAAGCAGCACGTGCCGGTGAACAAGGCCGCGGCTTCGCGGTGGTCGCATCGGAAGTTCGCAGCCTCGCACAGCGCTCCGCCGCCGCAGCCAAGGAAATCAAGACGCTGATCGGCGACTCGGTAGAGAAGGTCGAGGCTGGCAGCAAGCAGGTCGCCGAGGCGGGCCGCACCATGGACGAGATCGTCGGCAGCGTGCGCCGCGTGACGGACATCATGGGCGAGATCACCGCCGCGAGCCAGGAACAGACCTCGGGCATCGAGCAGATCAACCAGGCCATCACCCAGATGGACCAGGTCACACAACAGAACGCCGCGCTGGTGGAAGAAGCATCGGCGGCAGCGCAATCGCTGCAGGAGCAGGCAGGCAGCCTGTCGCAAATCGTCGGCGTGTTCCGCCTGGAAGGCAGCCGCGCTGCCGGCACCGCGCGTCAGTTGGCATTCACTGCATCAGCAGCATAA
- a CDS encoding chemotaxis protein CheW, whose translation MLTKAKDPLQQAASAPSPSTGGSRLEVVTFKLGEEEYGIDIQKVQELRGYDAVTRIANAPEYIKGVVNLRGIIVPIIDMRIKFKLGDPTYDQFTVVIVLNIGGRVVGMVVDSVSDVITLSAEQIKPAPEMGSVLDADYLIGLGTLDDRMLILVDIDRLMSSQEMGLIEAAATA comes from the coding sequence ATGCTGACCAAGGCAAAAGACCCCTTGCAACAAGCCGCCTCGGCGCCGTCCCCTTCCACGGGCGGTAGCCGCCTGGAGGTGGTGACGTTCAAGCTGGGCGAAGAGGAATACGGGATCGACATCCAGAAGGTGCAGGAGCTGCGCGGCTACGACGCGGTGACGCGCATTGCCAATGCGCCGGAATACATCAAGGGCGTGGTGAACCTGCGCGGGATCATCGTGCCGATCATCGACATGCGGATCAAGTTCAAGCTGGGCGATCCGACGTACGACCAGTTCACGGTGGTGATCGTGCTGAACATCGGCGGTCGGGTGGTGGGGATGGTGGTGGACAGCGTGTCGGACGTGATCACGCTGTCGGCCGAGCAGATCAAGCCGGCGCCGGAGATGGGTTCGGTGCTGGACGCCGATTACCTGATCGGGCTGGGCACGCTGGACGACCGGATGCTCATTCTGGTGGACATCGACCGGCTCATGTCTAGCCAGGAGATGGGCCTCATCGAGGCAGCCGCCACCGCCTGA
- a CDS encoding methyl-accepting chemotaxis protein: MRVNLPVTGIEYELPRDAALVSRTDLKGRITYVNPAFVEASGYAVDELMGKAHNIVRHPDVPPEAFADLWQTLGQGLPWTGIIKNRRSNGDFYWVLANVTPIRRDGRVQGYMSVRSRPDRADVAEADALYRRLREGGAKGVTLQQGQVVQRGWMNPLAQLRRIPVRQRVFGATTAAALLTLGLGIAGWMEAGRLVASAGVHSWLPGALAAGGVGFALAWLGLGQFLGRTVFRPLDEALHVARAIAGGDLAKFEIRRGDEITGLLRALNQMSANLFAIVADVGTNVAGVMSASSQIASGNQDLSSRTEQQASSLEQTAASMEELTSTVKQNADNARQANQLAVSASEVAVKGGSVVSQVVDTMGSINASSRKIVDIIGVIDGIAFQTNILALNAAVEAARAGEQGKGFAVVASEVRSLAQRSAAAAKEIKTLIGDSVEKVEAGSKQVAEAGRTMEEIVGSVRRVTDIMGEITTASQEQTSGIEQINQAIAQMDQVTQQNAALVEEASATAQSLQEQADGLVRAVRVFRAEAAEIH; this comes from the coding sequence ATGCGCGTCAATCTGCCAGTCACCGGCATCGAATACGAACTCCCGCGAGACGCCGCCCTGGTGTCCCGCACCGACCTCAAGGGTCGCATCACCTATGTCAACCCGGCCTTCGTCGAGGCCAGCGGCTATGCCGTGGACGAGCTCATGGGCAAGGCGCACAACATCGTGCGCCATCCCGACGTGCCGCCCGAGGCCTTCGCCGACCTCTGGCAGACGCTGGGGCAGGGCCTGCCTTGGACCGGGATCATCAAGAACCGGCGCAGCAACGGCGACTTCTACTGGGTGCTGGCCAATGTCACGCCGATCCGCCGCGACGGCCGCGTGCAAGGCTACATGTCCGTGCGCAGCCGGCCCGACCGCGCCGACGTGGCCGAGGCCGATGCGCTCTACCGCCGCCTGCGCGAAGGCGGGGCCAAGGGCGTCACGCTGCAGCAGGGCCAGGTGGTCCAGCGCGGCTGGATGAATCCGCTGGCGCAGCTGCGGCGCATTCCTGTGCGCCAGCGCGTGTTCGGCGCGACCACGGCAGCCGCGCTGCTGACGCTCGGCTTGGGCATTGCGGGCTGGATGGAGGCGGGCCGCCTGGTCGCCTCGGCCGGCGTGCACAGCTGGCTGCCCGGCGCCCTGGCGGCCGGCGGCGTGGGCTTTGCGCTCGCATGGCTGGGCCTCGGGCAGTTCCTGGGCCGCACCGTCTTCCGCCCGCTCGACGAGGCCTTGCATGTGGCGCGGGCCATTGCGGGCGGCGACCTCGCCAAGTTCGAGATCCGCCGCGGCGACGAAATCACCGGGCTGCTGCGCGCGCTGAACCAGATGAGCGCGAACCTGTTCGCGATCGTCGCGGACGTCGGCACCAACGTGGCCGGCGTGATGTCGGCGTCGAGCCAGATCGCCTCGGGCAACCAGGATCTTTCTTCGCGCACCGAACAGCAGGCCAGCTCGCTGGAGCAGACGGCGGCGTCGATGGAGGAACTCACGAGCACGGTGAAGCAGAACGCGGACAACGCGCGCCAAGCCAACCAGCTGGCGGTGTCGGCCTCGGAAGTGGCCGTGAAGGGCGGCAGCGTCGTGTCTCAAGTAGTCGACACCATGGGCTCGATCAATGCGTCGTCCCGGAAGATCGTCGACATCATCGGCGTGATCGACGGCATCGCGTTCCAGACGAACATCCTGGCGCTGAATGCCGCCGTGGAAGCCGCCCGCGCGGGCGAGCAGGGCAAGGGCTTTGCCGTGGTCGCCTCCGAAGTGCGCAGCCTCGCGCAGCGCTCCGCTGCGGCAGCCAAGGAAATCAAGACGCTGATCGGCGATTCCGTCGAGAAGGTCGAGGCCGGCAGCAAGCAGGTGGCGGAGGCCGGCCGCACGATGGAAGAGATCGTCGGCAGCGTGCGCCGCGTGACCGACATCATGGGCGAGATCACGACCGCCAGCCAGGAGCAGACCTCCGGCATCGAGCAGATCAACCAGGCCATCGCGCAGATGGACCAGGTCACACAACAGAACGCCGCGCTGGTCGAAGAGGCTTCGGCCACGGCGCAGTCGCTGCAGGAGCAGGCCGACGGCCTGGTCAGGGCCGTGCGCGTGTTCAGGGCCGAAGCGGCCGAGATCCATTAA